From the Thermoproteota archaeon genome, the window ATTTCTAGAAGATGAGAAATACATCAATCTAGAGACATACAAAAAAGATGAAACTCCTGTGAAGACTCCCGTATGGTTTGTAGTAGATGGAGAAAAACTGTATGTAATCACAAGAGAATCTACTGGCAAGGTCAAGCGCTTGGCAAATAATCCGAAAATAAAATTAGCAGCATGCTCATTTAGTGGAAACGTTCATGGGGATTGGTTTTCTGGAGTTGCTACTTTAATTGGAGGAAAAGAAGCAGAAAATGCAGTAAAACTACGTAAGAAGAAATACGGATTCAAGGCATTATTGGCAGGATTTATGACAAAGGCAAAGGGCGAGCTTGTGGTTTATTCCATTGTGTTAGAGTAAAGCCTATCAAGTGACTTTCCCTTTGCATCAAATTGATTCTGAACTGATTCTGTTGCATTGCCAAATTGTATGTTGGCCTGATTATTTACGGCAATAATTTGCTCTCGATGGGATATTGCCTTTCGTTGGAATGCTTGAGTTGCCTCATAACTGGTGCCTCCATTTTTTAGCACTTGCTCTTTAGCAGCCTTGCCCTGGTTTGTTAATTGTTGGGTAAAATCAAACTGGGCCCAAAAAATACCCTGAACTGATTCGTCAACTCCTTTAACAAAACTAGCAAATGCATTTTGTGGTTGGTATGCAAGATTTTCAGAAGCAAATCGTCCAAGATCTTTTTCCAAGGATTGTTTTGCTAGCATTCTTTGGGCATTGATGAATTCTTCATTGGTTGATTTTGAGAATTGTTCTGCTTGGTTTTTCATAATCTCTGTTTGCTCTAAAATGAATTTTGATACAGGATTGCTTGTAATTCCATCTCCGATAGCAGTAGGAATCTGCTGTATTGGCTCTAGAATTTGTACGGGATTGTTAATATCAATATTAACCGAAGATGATACCGAAGTAAACCCTTGTTTAGATGCAGTGATAGTAACTTTATGGATTCCAATCTCAGATATTTTGTCTAGTTTAACAAGAAAACTTCCATTATGATCAGTTTTTGCTGTCTTTACTCCTTTAGAAGAAGCTATAGAGATTGTAACATCAGATAGTCGGTTTTTTGATGCATCCATGACTGTTCCTACAATTGCTGGGTTTGTGCTTGTAGTGAAGGATGATTGTGAGGCCTTAGCATGAACTGACATGGTACTGCTCTGAGCGCTAGCCATAGGCATTAGCATTACAAACGCAACTAACACTAAACCTAGATAGACTGATTTCATGGATGTCGCTTTCAGAGTCTTTGCTTAAGGCTGGAAATCTAAGTTTTTGATCAAATTGTTGTAAAGATTTAAACTAAATTTTAATCGTTTTGTTTAATTAAAAAATCATAGAACAGGATTTCATTCATGATTTTTTGGAAGTTTGATTTTGAAAGTTGTTCCAACTCCTAATTCAGATGAAACTGAGATTGAGCCTCCATGATTTTCAATTATGGATTTACAACTTGGTAGGCCTAATCCTGTTCCATGACTTTTTGTAGTAAATAGTGGGTCAAAAATTTGATTTTTTGTCACAGAGTCCATACCAGGACCGTCATCTTCGATTTCTACTATTACAAAATCTTTTTTAGAGTCATCTATTCGTATTTGAATACGTCCTTTGTTTTTTAATGCGTGAATTGCATTTGAGATCATATTGACAAAAACAATTTCGAGTTTTTCGTTATCACAAAGAATTTTTTGATCATTGGTTGGTAATTTAATTACTATTTCATCAGGAATATCTAAGCGTTCTATCGAATCTTGTATTATCATACACAGTGAATAAAGATTTTTTTCCAAAATTGATGGTCTGACAAAATTTAGAACATCTTCAATCTGATGATTCATTCTTAGTATTGAGCGTTCCATTCTATCAAGAATTTCTTGTACTTTTGGATTTTCGTTATTTTCTAATTCAATTTTTAAAATTTCATTGGAGTTTTTAATGATTGAAAGAGGATTTCGTAAATCATGGTTTATTCTTGCTGCAAGAGTTCCAACTATGGCAAGTTTTTCTGTTTTTAATTGTTTAGAGGTATCAGCTTTCATGAAGTGCATTATTCCTACAGTTATACCAGCAAAGGATAGGAGATTCAATGAAAGAAACATTAGAAATAGATTTTGAGAGTCATAGATTTTTTTATGATATGCTGAGGAAAACTGTTCTATCTGTCGAAATTTAGATTCATTAACTTGGTTAATACCTTGTGGAACAGAAGAAATATTGTTGTTATCAGAATTTATGTTTTCAGATATATGATTTGATATGATTTGATAGCTAAAGAAGATTATCGATAATTGAATAATCAATAATGAGACAATTTTGATATTTATTTTCAATGTTGATAGATCAATTTTAGAAATAGTAAATGCGTGTATGTTCGAAAATTGAAAATAAATTACCAAATTTGGTAATGAATAGGTTAACCATGAACAATTGATCGTACAGATTTTGGAATACTTTTTCCACCATTTTTCACAATAGAGATTGCTTTCATTAATTCATCCATCTCATATGGTTTGAAAACTATTCCATCGACATCAGATTTGAAGAGTCTTTCTTGAGTTGTTGCATTAGTTGCTGCAGTAACAAAAATTACTTTGGCATTATTATCAAATTCTCTAATTCGTTCCAATGCATAAAATCCATCATATCCGGGCATAACAATATCTAGTAAAACTACTTCGGGTTGAAATTTTGTATACATTTCAACTGCTTCTTTACCGTTTTGAGCTTTTGCTACAACTTTAATTTCCTTCATCTCAAGATATTCGGAAAGAATCTCTCTACTGTCATTATCATCTTCCACTACAATTACCTGAGTTGCCATGTTTCTATGATTTGTTCATATTCTAAAAGATCGTAGGATTTTGATTTGAATAAACAGTTTTTGGAAAATAATGGCTAAGACTTTAGTCATAAATAAGGAAACTTAAGTTACTTTTACGTTCAGTTTTTCTTATTTCTAAAGAGTTGTTTTAGTTTGCTGGTTTTTTGTTTATTGTTTTCTGCCCGCAACGATTCGGCTCTTGGAACCAGATTTTTTTGCTTTCTTTTTTCTTGTTCGTCCAAAATTCTATCAAGATCTTCATCAGCTAGTAATGGCTTTCTGTTTGATGATGGTCTGGGCTCAGACAATGTAAGATGATTTGGTTTGAGGGATTTACTCTCATGCTCGAGTTTTTGAATTTTCTCTAAGAGAAAATCATGCATGTTTTCTAAATATTTTAAATCGGATTTGAATAGTGTTTTATCTTTTTTTATGTAATTCATTATATGCTCTAATCTTCCAGTATCGCCCAATCCTGAATCAAGTAGCTCTTGAGCCTTTATCATAAGGGATTCATCCATGCTACACATTGATTCAAACACAATTTAGGTTTATGAGACAAAATTAATTGAATAAAAAATCAGCTGACATAAGTAAGAAATTTTCATAATGAGGGATCCATCAGTAGGATCTCATTGGAATTGTTCACTAATATCGACATATTTTTCAATTAGTACATGATCCAAAGATCCTCTGGGGGTATTGGTTGTCGTTTACATGTAAAAATTTGTGTTATAGGCACAAGGCTAAGAAGCCAATGGGCAGTCGCTATGGAATAGGGCAGAAAAGATGCAATTATTGTGACACATTCATGAAATGGGAGGGATCATACTGCCCTTGTTGTGGCTCTAGACTCAGATTGCGTCCCCGAAATAGCAAGTACAAACAAAAGTTGATGGAACAAATCTAAATTTCAATTTTGAATTAAACTGCTAAACTAAGATCTGTTTATTTTAAATTTAAAAAATAAACAATTGTAAAGGATTTCAAAAAAATGTGTAAATTCTCATTTAGCATCCTAATTTCATGAAATTAGGAGCGGATAGATAGTTTTGGCAATAGCTTATGTTTTGATTAACTGTGAGCTGGGTTCAGAGGAAGATATCATCAAGCAGTTAAAGGCAATATCAGGAGTAAAAGAAACGCATGGAACATTTGGTGCATATGATATTTTAGTAAAATTAGAATCCGATAATGTTGAAAAGCTAAGAGAGACAATTACTTGGAACATAAGAAAAATTCAAAACATTAGATCAACTCTTACATTAATGGGAGTTTCAGGGCAAGAATAGCATGGCACGTGCATATGTTCTTTTGACTGGAGATATTGGTGCAGAAAAAGACATCATAGCCCAGCTTAGAACAATTGAAAACGTCAAAGAAGTTCACGGAACTTTAGGTCTTTACGATATAATTCTAAAAGTTGAAGCAGATACAGAAGACAAGATAAACAAGACTATAACATCAAAAATTCGTAGTATGAATAAAATTCATTCTACAATTACGTTGATGCGAGTAGAGGGTGGCGAAGAGATCTCTCAGGGTGCAGATAAATTGATGGGCTCTATCTTGGGCAAAAATAAAGCTCAAGCGTATGTCATACTACACACAGACAAAGGACAGGAGTTTTTTGTATTAAGAAATCTAATGAGAATTCCAGAAGTAAAAGAGGGAGATGTAATTTTTGGTCACTATGATGTCATAGGCAAGATAGAAGCAGAGAATCACAAAGATTTGGAAAGAATCATTACAAAGTTTGTTAGAAATTTGCAAAATGTTAGAACGTCAATGACATTAAACGTAATATCAGAACAAGATTAGCGATTATAATTCAGCATACACTTTTTCGCCAACTAGCACACTGTCAATTGCTTTGAGTACTGCGTCTATCTCATATGGTTTGTAAACAATTGCATTTGCATCCATTTTGTATAGTCTATCGCGCGTCTCTCTTGTCTTATCTGCCGTAGCCATTACAATTTTGGCATTTGGATCATGTTTTCTAATATTCTCTAGAGCATAAAATCCGTCAAAATCAGGCATCATAACATCCAAAAGTACAACGTCAGGTTTCTTTATTTTGTATAGAGATACTGCAGTTTTTCCATCAAAACCTGTACCAACTACATCAATTCCTTTCCATTTTAGATATTCTTCGTATACTTCTACGGTATCTTGATCATCATCAATGATAATTGCCCTACATGACATAGACTGGATTTGGTTTGTGAATAATTAACTCAAAAGTTGTTTAAATCAAACGGACAGTATGAGTATAATATTATACGAGAAATTATTGGTTTAGTACCCATAAGCAGGGTCAATTTTGCGTTGAATCTCTACTATTTGGTTTAGTATTTCAAATTCCTCAGAAGATAGCTTGTGTGAGAATTGTTTGAGAAGTTGCTTTGCTTCATGAGAATGCGGTAGAGAATAGTATACGTCTTCTTCGTGAATTTGTCTTCCAATTGTAACTCCTTGGACAGAGCAAGCCACCTCTGCTCCCTGTTTGACTGACTGGACAGTTTTTTTGTCTTCTTGTAGCTGATGTACCTGGCCAATTTTTTTTCCTGATTCATTCATGAAATTTACCTTCTGTCGAAGTGTTCCTGCATCAACACGTATTCCAAATACTGCAGGATCATTATTTCTAAAGATAAAGCCTTTAAGAAAAGTAAATTTTGCAATTGGTGTTATTTCGGAGAATATAGCATCTTCTTCATGAAGTGTGTCTTGTTCAACCCATGCTGTGTAATTATCAATTAGGCTGTAAATTACTTGATCATTGAAAATTTTGATATGATGATTTTCAGATTCTTCCTGTGCATCGGGTAGTGTTTTAACATTAAATGCCAAAATTACTCCAAGATGTCTCTCATTTTCTTTGATGGCTTTTGCCTCCATGATGTCACGTCGATTAACTGGTCCAATGTCTGCTTTGGAAATTGGAATTTGTTGTCTGCGAAGCATTTCAGTAATTGCCTCTAAGGAACCTATTGTATCACATTTTACAATCACACCGTCAGTTTCCGTTTCGATAAATACAGATTTCATTTCAGACTCAATTGCTTTTTTGAGATCTTCTATCTCAGATGGTTTTGTTGCAACATAAACTGTACTGCCAGGCAATACACCTTCAAGATCAGGGGATGCAATTTTAATTCCAGCTGCTGCTTGAACAGAATCTACTGGTTTGAATTTGTCTCTAGGATCCCGCATCTCATCAAGTGGTTTTGGTAAAAGAATTGCTTTTGGTTTTGTAACAATTACAGAATCTCGTTTTGCAACAAGGATTGTGTCACCTTTTTTCATGGAACCATCAATTAGTATCATATTTGCAGTAACACCCAATCCCACTTCATCATTGACTTCTAGTACGATACCACGGGTTGATTTTTGAGTTTGATCAAGTTTTTTCTTTAGATATTGTTGGGTGAGTCCTACCAATACAGCAAGTAATTCTGGAATTCCTACACCACTTCGGGCACTCATTGGAACAATGGAGATCTCTTTTGAAAAGTCCGTAACTCTGTAAAATGCCTCTGACTGGTATCCTAAAATCGAGAGAGTTCCTACTACATCGTAAATCTTCTGATCAAGATCGGCTTGAATCGAAGCGTCTTGTTCTTTAATTGACTTTGTGATAAATGCAGTATCGCTCTTTCGCCATCCAGAAATTTGATCAACTTTGTTTAGTGCCACTACAAATGGTACCTTACGGGTTTGAAGAATTTTGAGGCTCTCATTTGTTTGTGGTTGGAATCCTCGATTAACATCAACTACTAAAATTGCAATATCTGCTGCAGAGCCACCACGTGCTCTAAGATTCGTAAATACTTCGTGTCCAGGTGTATCAATAACCAGCACTCCAGGAATTTGGGTTTCTACTTTGCTTAATTTTTCATATAGTGGACCACATCGTTTCTTGATTGTTTCTTGTGGAAGAAAGCTTGCACCAATGTGTTGAGTGATACCTCCAGCTTCTCTGCCTTGAACACCAGTTCCACGAATTTTATCTAATAAAGATGTCTTACCAGAATCTACATGACCCAGTACGGCCACAATTGGTTGTCTTATTGTCAAGATTAATCACTGAAATGCTACCCTCTCTTCCTTTTCAAAACTTTCTGGTGAATCAGATGCATGTATGATGTTATCAGTAAATCCTAATCCAAAGTCTCC encodes:
- a CDS encoding PPOX class F420-dependent oxidoreductase, which encodes MTSSKFLEDEKYINLETYKKDETPVKTPVWFVVDGEKLYVITRESTGKVKRLANNPKIKLAACSFSGNVHGDWFSGVATLIGGKEAENAVKLRKKKYGFKALLAGFMTKAKGELVVYSIVLE
- a CDS encoding carboxypeptidase regulatory-like domain-containing protein, with the protein product MKSVYLGLVLVAFVMLMPMASAQSSTMSVHAKASQSSFTTSTNPAIVGTVMDASKNRLSDVTISIASSKGVKTAKTDHNGSFLVKLDKISEIGIHKVTITASKQGFTSVSSSVNIDINNPVQILEPIQQIPTAIGDGITSNPVSKFILEQTEIMKNQAEQFSKSTNEEFINAQRMLAKQSLEKDLGRFASENLAYQPQNAFASFVKGVDESVQGIFWAQFDFTQQLTNQGKAAKEQVLKNGGTSYEATQAFQRKAISHREQIIAVNNQANIQFGNATESVQNQFDAKGKSLDRLYSNTME
- a CDS encoding GHKL domain-containing protein, whose translation is MKINIKIVSLLIIQLSIIFFSYQIISNHISENINSDNNNISSVPQGINQVNESKFRQIEQFSSAYHKKIYDSQNLFLMFLSLNLLSFAGITVGIMHFMKADTSKQLKTEKLAIVGTLAARINHDLRNPLSIIKNSNEILKIELENNENPKVQEILDRMERSILRMNHQIEDVLNFVRPSILEKNLYSLCMIIQDSIERLDIPDEIVIKLPTNDQKILCDNEKLEIVFVNMISNAIHALKNKGRIQIRIDDSKKDFVIVEIEDDGPGMDSVTKNQIFDPLFTTKSHGTGLGLPSCKSIIENHGGSISVSSELGVGTTFKIKLPKNHE
- a CDS encoding response regulator, producing the protein MATQVIVVEDDNDSREILSEYLEMKEIKVVAKAQNGKEAVEMYTKFQPEVVLLDIVMPGYDGFYALERIREFDNNAKVIFVTAATNATTQERLFKSDVDGIVFKPYEMDELMKAISIVKNGGKSIPKSVRSIVHG
- a CDS encoding Lrp/AsnC family transcriptional regulator, with the translated sequence MAIAYVLINCELGSEEDIIKQLKAISGVKETHGTFGAYDILVKLESDNVEKLRETITWNIRKIQNIRSTLTLMGVSGQE
- a CDS encoding Lrp/AsnC family transcriptional regulator codes for the protein MARAYVLLTGDIGAEKDIIAQLRTIENVKEVHGTLGLYDIILKVEADTEDKINKTITSKIRSMNKIHSTITLMRVEGGEEISQGADKLMGSILGKNKAQAYVILHTDKGQEFFVLRNLMRIPEVKEGDVIFGHYDVIGKIEAENHKDLERIITKFVRNLQNVRTSMTLNVISEQD
- a CDS encoding response regulator, with the translated sequence MSCRAIIIDDDQDTVEVYEEYLKWKGIDVVGTGFDGKTAVSLYKIKKPDVVLLDVMMPDFDGFYALENIRKHDPNAKIVMATADKTRETRDRLYKMDANAIVYKPYEIDAVLKAIDSVLVGEKVYAEL
- a CDS encoding translation initiation factor IF-2, whose protein sequence is MTIRQPIVAVLGHVDSGKTSLLDKIRGTGVQGREAGGITQHIGASFLPQETIKKRCGPLYEKLSKVETQIPGVLVIDTPGHEVFTNLRARGGSAADIAILVVDVNRGFQPQTNESLKILQTRKVPFVVALNKVDQISGWRKSDTAFITKSIKEQDASIQADLDQKIYDVVGTLSILGYQSEAFYRVTDFSKEISIVPMSARSGVGIPELLAVLVGLTQQYLKKKLDQTQKSTRGIVLEVNDEVGLGVTANMILIDGSMKKGDTILVAKRDSVIVTKPKAILLPKPLDEMRDPRDKFKPVDSVQAAAGIKIASPDLEGVLPGSTVYVATKPSEIEDLKKAIESEMKSVFIETETDGVIVKCDTIGSLEAITEMLRRQQIPISKADIGPVNRRDIMEAKAIKENERHLGVILAFNVKTLPDAQEESENHHIKIFNDQVIYSLIDNYTAWVEQDTLHEEDAIFSEITPIAKFTFLKGFIFRNNDPAVFGIRVDAGTLRQKVNFMNESGKKIGQVHQLQEDKKTVQSVKQGAEVACSVQGVTIGRQIHEEDVYYSLPHSHEAKQLLKQFSHKLSSEEFEILNQIVEIQRKIDPAYGY